A window from Erythrobacter sp. YJ-T3-07 encodes these proteins:
- a CDS encoding serine hydrolase — MLRKLGSTFALALAAGALAQAPAAAQDAQSASLDAQVSLESQFDSMLGTELRAPKTFEATYDSSFERQVAALADGSQGRIGVYAIDLTTGAEVGVLADQRFPMASTSKVAIAATFLAGVDQGRWSLSSEFELPGRGTYISAREHLNLMITRSCNDCTDALLNAVGGPQAVNAWMRSAGILDFQLTRNIAALVREDGRTDPATEIDLRDSATPRAMGQLLAGIYQGRWLSPSSRQVLMSAMGDTVTGKRRMTSALPMSANLAHKTGTLSRTASDIGIFYTPDGRPIAAAIYVTGQSASMAVENGSRAEKLNARRLRDERIASITSALYNGFGQQQREPTDGRVWATANYGSGGQ, encoded by the coding sequence ATGCTTAGGAAACTTGGGTCGACATTTGCACTGGCACTGGCAGCGGGCGCACTGGCGCAGGCACCAGCCGCCGCGCAGGACGCACAAAGTGCCTCGCTCGACGCGCAGGTTTCGCTCGAATCGCAATTCGACAGCATGCTGGGCACCGAACTTCGGGCCCCCAAGACCTTCGAAGCTACCTACGATTCCTCGTTCGAACGCCAGGTTGCCGCGCTTGCCGACGGCTCTCAGGGCCGGATCGGCGTCTACGCGATCGATCTGACCACGGGCGCAGAGGTCGGCGTGCTTGCCGATCAGCGTTTCCCGATGGCCAGCACCAGCAAGGTTGCGATCGCGGCGACCTTCCTCGCCGGGGTCGACCAGGGTCGCTGGAGCCTGTCGAGCGAGTTCGAACTGCCCGGTCGCGGAACCTATATTTCCGCACGCGAGCACCTCAATCTGATGATTACCCGCAGCTGCAATGATTGCACCGACGCGCTGCTGAACGCCGTGGGCGGCCCGCAGGCGGTCAATGCGTGGATGCGCAGCGCGGGCATTCTCGATTTCCAGCTCACACGCAACATCGCCGCGCTGGTGCGCGAGGATGGGCGGACCGATCCCGCAACCGAAATCGATCTGCGCGACAGCGCGACCCCGCGCGCGATGGGCCAGCTGCTCGCCGGGATCTATCAGGGCCGGTGGCTCAGCCCCTCTTCGCGGCAGGTGCTGATGAGCGCAATGGGCGACACGGTAACCGGCAAGCGGCGGATGACCTCGGCACTGCCGATGAGCGCCAACCTCGCCCACAAGACCGGCACGCTGAGCCGGACCGCCAGCGATATCGGCATTTTCTACACGCCAGACGGCCGTCCGATCGCAGCCGCGATCTACGTGACCGGGCAGAGCGCCTCGATGGCGGTCGAAAACGGCAGCCGTGCGGAAAAGCTTAACGCCCGCCGCCTGCGTGACGAGCGGATCGCCTCGATCACCAGCGCACTCTACAATGGCTTCGGCCAGCAGCAGCGCGAACCGACCGACGGTCGGGTCTGGGCCACCGCCAATTACGGTTCCGGCGGCCAATAA
- the polA gene encoding DNA polymerase I — protein sequence MADKQHLYLVDGSAYIFRAYHRLPPLTNPEGTPVGAVYGYTTMLWKLAEDLDKAEGPTHLAVVLDKSSQSFRNEIYDQYKANRPDPPEDLVPQFPLIRDATRAFSLPMIEEPGVEADDMIASYARAAAAQGWDVTIVSSDKDLMQLVGTSEQGGTIDMLDTMKSARIGPAEVEEKFGVAPELVGDVLALMGDSVDNIPGIFGVGPKTATKLIQDHGSLTAALDAAPEMKKSKLKERLLEHRADAELSRILVTLKEDCELPIAIDDMKLGKIPPEPLAAFLTQHGFGSLLRRLEGGNGGPGPKTQLHPAKPQDPGEAHAPQGNSQPLPEMPAIDRSTYECVQSVEQLDEWIEKAFAARLVAVDTETSALDAMQADLVGVSLAIGPNQACYIPLGHFNEGGGGDDMFAEKPQQIARETALAMLKPLLESDAVLKIGQNIKYDLNVLARHGIAVAPIEDTMIVSFALDAGRSQDGIGGGHGMDELAQRHLGHTCLTFKEICGTGKKAIPFGEVPIDRATEYAAEDADVTWRLYTHLKPRLAVEGGTRVYERVDRPLIPVVAGMERHGIKVDRQQLAALSERFARETARLEGEIHEIAGQEFTVGSPKQLGDILFDKMGYKGGKKGKSGQYSTDQSVLEKLDATGAPIATKVLEWRQLAKLKSTYTDALQQAINPKTNRVHTSYSLVGAQTGRLSSTDPNLQNIPIRTEIGREIRQAFVADEGNVLLAADYSQIELRLAAHMADVAPLREAFAAGEDIHARTAQEMFGSVDRDTRARAKTINFAILYGISRWGLAGRLGIEADEAQDLIDIYFARFPGIQRYIVNTMETVRECGYSQTLFGRKTWFPRINSKNQAERQGSERAAVNAPIQGTSADIIKRAMARMGPALAEAGLKPDAPDGVRMLLQVHDELVFEMPEGLLEQAKPVIRSVMADAAGPAVALSVPLGVEIGTGRNWDDAH from the coding sequence ATGGCCGACAAGCAGCACCTCTATCTCGTCGACGGTTCGGCGTATATCTTCCGCGCGTATCATCGCCTGCCTCCGCTGACCAATCCGGAGGGCACGCCGGTGGGCGCGGTCTACGGCTACACCACCATGCTGTGGAAGCTGGCCGAGGATCTCGACAAGGCGGAGGGGCCGACGCACCTCGCGGTGGTGCTCGATAAGTCGAGCCAGAGCTTCCGCAACGAGATCTACGACCAGTACAAGGCCAACCGGCCCGACCCGCCCGAAGATCTGGTCCCGCAATTCCCGCTGATCCGCGACGCCACCCGCGCGTTCAGCCTGCCGATGATCGAGGAACCCGGTGTCGAGGCGGACGACATGATCGCCTCCTACGCGCGCGCCGCGGCAGCGCAGGGCTGGGACGTCACCATCGTCTCTTCCGACAAGGACCTGATGCAGCTGGTCGGCACCAGCGAGCAGGGCGGCACGATCGACATGCTCGACACGATGAAGAGCGCGCGGATCGGCCCCGCCGAGGTCGAAGAGAAGTTCGGCGTCGCGCCCGAACTGGTTGGCGACGTGCTCGCGCTGATGGGCGATTCGGTCGACAACATTCCCGGCATCTTCGGGGTCGGCCCGAAGACCGCGACCAAGCTGATACAGGATCACGGATCGCTCACCGCCGCACTCGACGCGGCGCCGGAGATGAAAAAGAGCAAGCTTAAGGAACGCCTGCTCGAACATCGCGCCGATGCCGAACTGAGCCGCATTCTGGTGACGCTGAAGGAAGATTGCGAGCTGCCGATCGCGATCGACGACATGAAGCTGGGCAAGATTCCGCCCGAACCGCTTGCCGCCTTCCTCACCCAACATGGCTTCGGCAGCCTGCTGAGGCGGCTCGAAGGCGGTAATGGCGGCCCCGGCCCGAAGACCCAGCTGCACCCCGCCAAGCCGCAGGACCCGGGCGAAGCGCACGCGCCGCAGGGCAACAGCCAGCCGCTGCCCGAGATGCCCGCGATCGACCGCAGCACCTACGAGTGCGTCCAGAGCGTCGAGCAGCTCGACGAATGGATCGAGAAGGCCTTCGCCGCACGGCTGGTGGCGGTCGATACCGAGACCAGTGCGCTCGACGCGATGCAGGCGGATCTGGTCGGCGTCAGTTTGGCCATCGGGCCCAACCAGGCCTGCTATATCCCGCTGGGCCACTTCAACGAAGGCGGCGGCGGGGACGATATGTTCGCCGAGAAGCCGCAGCAGATCGCGCGTGAGACCGCGCTGGCGATGCTCAAGCCGCTGCTGGAAAGCGATGCGGTCCTCAAGATCGGGCAGAACATCAAGTACGATCTCAACGTGCTCGCGCGCCACGGCATCGCGGTGGCCCCGATCGAGGACACGATGATCGTCAGCTTCGCGCTGGATGCAGGCCGCTCGCAGGACGGGATCGGCGGCGGCCACGGGATGGACGAGCTGGCGCAGCGCCACCTCGGCCATACCTGCCTGACCTTCAAGGAAATCTGCGGCACCGGCAAGAAGGCGATCCCCTTCGGCGAGGTGCCGATCGACCGGGCGACAGAATACGCGGCGGAAGATGCCGACGTTACCTGGCGGCTCTATACCCACCTCAAACCGCGGCTGGCGGTGGAGGGCGGTACGCGAGTCTACGAGCGGGTCGATCGCCCGCTTATCCCGGTGGTCGCGGGGATGGAGCGGCACGGGATCAAGGTCGACCGCCAGCAGCTTGCCGCTCTGTCGGAGCGGTTTGCGCGTGAAACCGCCCGTCTCGAAGGCGAGATCCATGAAATCGCCGGGCAGGAATTCACCGTCGGCAGCCCCAAGCAGCTGGGCGACATCCTGTTCGACAAGATGGGCTACAAGGGCGGCAAGAAGGGCAAGAGCGGGCAATATTCGACCGACCAGTCGGTGCTGGAAAAACTCGACGCGACCGGTGCGCCGATCGCCACCAAAGTTCTCGAATGGCGCCAGCTCGCGAAGCTCAAATCGACCTATACCGACGCGTTGCAGCAGGCGATCAACCCGAAAACCAACCGCGTGCACACCAGCTACAGCCTGGTCGGCGCGCAGACCGGGCGCCTGTCGAGCACCGACCCCAACCTGCAGAATATCCCGATCCGGACCGAGATCGGCCGCGAGATCCGGCAGGCCTTCGTTGCGGACGAGGGCAACGTGCTGCTCGCCGCCGACTATTCGCAGATCGAGCTGCGGCTGGCCGCGCACATGGCCGATGTCGCCCCCTTGCGCGAAGCCTTTGCCGCGGGCGAGGATATCCACGCGCGCACCGCGCAGGAGATGTTCGGCAGCGTCGACCGCGACACCCGCGCGCGCGCCAAGACGATCAACTTCGCGATCCTCTACGGCATTTCGCGCTGGGGCCTCGCCGGGCGGCTGGGGATCGAGGCGGACGAGGCGCAGGACCTGATCGACATCTATTTCGCCCGCTTCCCCGGCATCCAGCGCTATATCGTCAACACAATGGAGACGGTGCGCGAGTGCGGCTATTCGCAAACCCTGTTCGGGCGCAAAACCTGGTTCCCACGGATCAATTCCAAGAACCAGGCGGAACGGCAGGGGAGCGAGCGTGCCGCGGTCAACGCGCCGATCCAGGGCACCAGTGCCGACATCATCAAGCGCGCCATGGCCCGGATGGGCCCCGCGCTCGCCGAAGCGGGCCTGAAGCCCGATGCGCCCGACGGGGTGCGGATGCTGCTGCAGGTGCATGACGAACTGGTGTTCGAAATGCCCGAAGGCCTGCTCGAGCAGGCCAAACCGGTCATCCGGTCGGTCATGGCCGATGCCGCCGGCCCGGCGGTCGCGCTCAGCGTGCCGCTGGGCGTCGAGATCGGCACCGGGCGCAACTGGGACGACGCGCATTGA
- a CDS encoding sensor histidine kinase: MTGSSPSSSRVALFRVFIRRWFNWLVLGAMAGAILGAVLLLLSTGAAERAERNQVERLGDVLLMLDRIERAALSAESAQRGYYITLDTRYLKPYRTSRRDAETAMERLARSIDDRMSDEQRTEFVAIEDALNDKFAELDQTIGQVERGQLRDARRQILEGEGYDAMQRLTAAIDRLAQIENRLLDEQSARAQAAEARILPLLGLLLLLLVSAIVLGAVLVARTAQAETEAAQARELEVARDRANLLAQELNHRVKNLFAMVLAIIQMSAREATDVTAYKDRISARIHALLTAHEVTQGHGTAADRLNRQGGASLRALVEATVEPHVSQEKRLVLEGDDVAIDRVQVTPLGLVLHELATNAVKYGCWRDAGELTVRWTRKGNLLHLDWQEDWDTADQKEGEQPAQSQGGFGSTLMIGAARQLGGEIERTFGPRGVTVSIAFPAQPGTAAA; this comes from the coding sequence TTGACCGGGTCGTCCCCCTCATCATCCCGGGTCGCCCTGTTTCGCGTTTTTATCCGCCGGTGGTTCAACTGGCTGGTGCTCGGCGCGATGGCGGGGGCGATCCTCGGCGCGGTGCTGCTGCTGCTGTCGACCGGCGCGGCCGAGCGTGCCGAGCGCAATCAGGTCGAGCGGCTGGGCGACGTGCTGCTGATGCTCGACCGGATCGAACGCGCCGCCCTGTCCGCCGAAAGCGCGCAGCGCGGGTACTACATCACGCTCGATACGCGCTATCTCAAGCCTTACCGGACCTCGCGGCGCGATGCCGAGACGGCCATGGAGAGGCTCGCGCGGTCGATCGATGACCGGATGAGCGATGAGCAGCGCACCGAGTTCGTCGCGATCGAGGATGCCCTGAACGACAAGTTCGCCGAGCTTGACCAGACCATCGGGCAGGTCGAACGCGGCCAGCTGCGCGACGCGCGGCGCCAGATCCTCGAGGGTGAGGGCTACGACGCGATGCAGCGCCTCACCGCCGCGATCGACCGGCTGGCGCAGATCGAGAACCGCCTGCTCGACGAACAGAGCGCCCGCGCGCAGGCCGCCGAAGCGCGCATCCTGCCGCTGCTGGGCCTGCTGCTGCTGCTGCTGGTGAGCGCGATCGTGCTCGGCGCGGTGCTGGTCGCGCGGACCGCGCAGGCGGAGACCGAGGCGGCGCAGGCGCGCGAGCTGGAGGTTGCGCGCGACCGGGCGAACCTGCTGGCGCAGGAGCTCAACCACCGGGTCAAGAACCTGTTCGCGATGGTCCTCGCGATCATCCAGATGAGCGCGCGCGAAGCGACCGATGTGACTGCCTACAAAGATCGCATCAGCGCGCGTATCCACGCGCTGCTGACCGCGCACGAGGTCACGCAGGGCCACGGCACCGCAGCCGACCGGCTGAACCGGCAGGGCGGCGCGTCGCTGCGCGCGCTGGTGGAGGCGACGGTCGAGCCGCACGTGTCGCAGGAGAAGCGGCTGGTGCTGGAAGGCGATGATGTCGCGATCGACCGGGTGCAGGTCACCCCGCTGGGGCTGGTGCTGCACGAGCTGGCGACCAATGCGGTAAAATATGGCTGCTGGCGTGATGCCGGCGAGCTGACCGTGCGCTGGACGCGCAAGGGCAACCTGCTCCATCTCGACTGGCAGGAGGACTGGGATACGGCAGACCAGAAGGAAGGCGAGCAGCCCGCGCAGAGCCAGGGCGGCTTCGGCAGCACGCTGATGATCGGGGCCGCGCGTCAGCTGGGCGGCGAGATAGAGCGGACCTTCGGCCCGCGCGGCGTCACGGTCAGCATTGCCTTCCCCGCGCAGCCCGGCACAGCGGCGGCCTGA